The genomic window CGGGGCGCCCGCCGCGGTTCTGGGCCGAGTGGACGAGGGAACCTGGGCGGGCACGATCGGCCGCTGGCCCACGCTCGTGGGCCGCGAGGGACTGATCGTCGGCAGCGTTCTGCCGCCGGGAGCGTGCGTCTCGAAGCCCGTGCACGTCCGCGTCGACCGTCGGAAGCTCGCCACGATACCGCGAGACCCCGGCTACCTGGTGGGCATCCAGTGGGAGCCCTGGTTCACGCCGCTCAACGCCAACTGGTCGACCGCGCAGGCCGTGCCCCTCGTGGGGCGCTACTGGTCGTGGAACCCCGACGTGACGCGCCAGCACATGCTCTGGCTGGCCGAGTCCGGCATCGACTTCCTGGTGGTGGACTGGACGAACCACCTCTGGGACAAGGCGCACTGGACGGAGCGGCCAGCCGCCACCAACGAGATCATCCTCTCAACGACGCTGGCGCTCGAGACGCTCGCGGAGATGCGCGACGAGGGGATCCGCGTTCCGAGGATGGTCATCATGATCGGGCTGAACAACGGCCCGTCCACCACAGTGCAAGCCATCAACGAGGAGATCGGATGGATCTACGACAACTACGCGCGCAACCCTCGATTTGAGGGATTGCTGCAGGAGCACCAGGGCAAGCCGCTTCTGCTCGTGTTCAACGGAGGCGGCCCCGCCTGGCTCGCCGCGCACGCCGGCCCGCCCGTGGACGACAGCCGCTTTGCCGTGCGCTGGATCTCTTCGCAGCACCAGTCATCGCACGACAACGAGCACGGCTACTGGAGCTGGATGGACGGCAGTTTGCGCCAGCCGGTCACGCGCGTGGACGGCAAGCCGGAGGCGATGACCGTCTCCAGCGCCTTCTTCGCCGGGGGCGGCTGGCTCGCGCCAACCGCCTACGGACGCCGCAACGGCTGGACCTATGTCGAGTCGTTCCGCGACGCGCTGCGAGTGCGCCCTCGCTTCATCCAACTTCACCAGTTCCAGGAGTATGCGGGCCAGCCGGAGGGACAGGGCTACGGGCCGAACCACGACGTCTACGTGGACAGCTACAGCGTCGAGTTGAGCGACGACATCGAGCCGGTCTCGCTCACCTCGCCGGCCTATCGCGGCAGCGGCGGCTGGGGATACCTGTTCCTCAACCTGACGCGCGCCCTGGTGGACCTGTACCGGCAGAAGACGCCGGTCACCACGGTCGTCGCCATCGGCAAGCCGCTTGGCCGCTCGCGGGTGAGTGGCGCGGCGGTTGATGTGGAGTGGACGGCCGTGGGTGCTCCGGCGCGCGGCTTCACGGTGAGCGTGGACGGCCGCGCGGTAGCTCGCGGCGTGCGCGGCACGCGGGCGCGGGTGTCGCTGGCCGGCCTTCGGCCCGGGCGGCACGCGTTGCGAGTGACGGCCGAGGGCACGAAGGCGCGCTACCTGCTCAGCTACACGCAAGATAGCCTGCCGGAGCCGCGCCCGGCGCCGGCCTGGGCGGAGGTGGCGTTCGACCTTGTGCGCGGGCGCTAGGCGCCTGCCTTGCGCGGCCGCGAGGGCAGGTCTCGATGCTTGCGATGGTGTGATAGCCACCGTTCGCGCCACAGGTCCGCGCGCCTCGCGAGGGGCGCCGCGCGGACGTGCTCACCGCGTCGGAGGCCACCATGAGGACCATCATCCTGACCATCGGCCAGAGGGCGGCCGCCGGGTATCCGGCCCGCCTCTACCTGGTCGACGGAAACGGAGACGTTCCGGAGCAGCCGGCCGGGGAGACCGTGATCCCGCTCGACCTCGGCGGGCCCGACGCGCCCGGGCCCGACGGCGAGCCGGCTGTGGCCCACCGCTTGCGCTCCGTCCTGCTTGAAGCCGCCGGCTATTCGACGGACCTTCGCCGCGTTGGCCGGCATCTCCACTCCCTCCTCCACACCGGCACGCTCGCCGACGCGTGGGACGACCTGCGCGAGCGCTACCCCCGCGAGGCCGCGCCCGAGCAGGGCCTGCGCACCCTCCTGGACATGCGCGACCCGGACCTGCGGCGACTCCCCTGGGAGCTGCTGTGGGACGGCGGTCGGCGCCGGTTCTTCGCCGACCCCGCCAATCCCTTCGTGCGCGGGCGCACGCGTCCAGGAGGCCAGTCGCCAGCCTGCACGTGGCCGGTCCGCGTCCTCGTCGTCGTCGGCTGGGCGGACGACGACCCGGCCGTTCGCGTGGCGGACGAGGTGGAGGGCATCGAGGACGCCTTCCGACGCATGGGGAAGACCGTCTACTTCGAGGTGGAGCGACGCCCCGCGAAGGACCGCCTCCTGGGGACCCCGGGCCGGCCGGGGGTGATCGAGCGTCTGCGGCCTCACATCTTCCACTTCATCGGCCACGGACGGGGACCCGGCGGCCAGGGAGACACCGGCGCCCTGCTCATCGAGGCCGAGATGGGCGGCTGGGAGCTTACCGCCTACGACGCCGCCGTCTGCTTCCCGCGCTGGCCGCCGCGTTTCGTCTGCCTCAACGCCTGCCGCTCCAGCGACCTGGCCGTGCAGGAGGGCGCGTGGGCCATGGCCGATGCCTTCGAACAGCTCGGCGTGCCGGCAGTGCTCGGGATGCAGGCCGACGTACGCGGCGATGCGGCCGCCCGATGCGCCGCCACGCTCTATGCGGCCCTGGCGGATGGCGAGCCACTGGACGTCGCCCTCGCCAGGGGCCGGGCGGCGGTGACGACCCTGCCCGACATGACCTGGGACCACCGCGACTGGGCCCTGCCCGCCCTCGCTCTCCGGGTGTCGCCAGAGCAGGTGCTGCCCGTGGCCGCGGGAGCCGAGCAGGCGAAGCGGCGCGCGATGCTGGAGAGGACCGACGAGTTCGCGCGGCTGCGCAACTTCGTTGCCCGCACACCCGAACGCTGGGAGCTGTGGGCCGGAGTGGATCCCTTCCATGACGACCAGCGCTACAGCGACATGCTCGTGGTCGTGGGAGAGGAGCAGGCCGGCAAGACAGCTCTCGTCCACTGGTGTCTGGAGGGTGTGGTGCTGCGCGGCCGGCCCGTGCGCTACGTCAACATGCGGACGCTGGACTCCGCCGACTTCCTCGGCTTCCTGCGGCTGATCGCTAGAGGTGGTGGGAGCCCCCCGCTCGACGCCGACCTCCCCGCCGAGGCGTTCCACGCGTTCAATCGTTCGCTCAACCGCTACCAGGCGGGCGGACCCTTCACGGAGGGCCCGGGCCTGCCAGCCGTGCCCGACGAGGACCAGGGCCTGCCGCTGCGGCGCGGCTCCGAGCGCGAGAACGTGGCGATCGTGCAGGCCTTCCGCGAGGCGCTGCGCCACGCCGCCGGAGATCGGCCACTCATCCTGGTTCTGGATCACCTGCGCGTGGAGCCGGAGGACTGGCGCAACTACCTCTACCCGCACCTCGTCCGGCATATCGCCGAGCACAGCCTGCACCCGATGCGGCTCGTCCTGGTCGTGACGGCCCGCCAGTACGCCGACTTCGGCCTGGCAGACCACGCGGGGGTCGCGCCGGTCATCCGGCTCGAATACTTCGAGAGCAAGGCGTTCATGGGCCTCGCCTGGGAGTTCGGGCGCTACTATCGCTGCCTCAATAGCCACATCGACGGCGACGACATCCACACGCTGATCCAGGTCCTCGACAATACGAGCATCTCGCGCGCGCGCTGGGCTCCGACGGAGCTCGAGGTCATCACGAAGGTGTTCTCGCGGCAGGAGCCGGCCGTGCAGGCTTCGCTCAGCGACATCGTCGAGCGCCTGCGGCAGGGCGAGGACCCGGCCGCCCTCGCTCTCTCGCTGCTGCCGAGGGGCGGGCGGGAATTGCTGCGCGCCTGCGCGCTCGCGCGCCTTCGACCCGCCGCTCGTTGAGCAGGCCCTCGCCCCCGCTCTCGGCGGTGACCTCCCCGCCTTCGACGCGATCGCCAGGCACCGTGACGTGGAGCCCGTGGCCGCGATGCCAGGCGCCTTTCGCGTCCAGGACCGCGCCCGCCGCGACCTGTGG from Chthonomonadales bacterium includes these protein-coding regions:
- a CDS encoding CHAT domain-containing protein — encoded protein: MRTIILTIGQRAAAGYPARLYLVDGNGDVPEQPAGETVIPLDLGGPDAPGPDGEPAVAHRLRSVLLEAAGYSTDLRRVGRHLHSLLHTGTLADAWDDLRERYPREAAPEQGLRTLLDMRDPDLRRLPWELLWDGGRRRFFADPANPFVRGRTRPGGQSPACTWPVRVLVVVGWADDDPAVRVADEVEGIEDAFRRMGKTVYFEVERRPAKDRLLGTPGRPGVIERLRPHIFHFIGHGRGPGGQGDTGALLIEAEMGGWELTAYDAAVCFPRWPPRFVCLNACRSSDLAVQEGAWAMADAFEQLGVPAVLGMQADVRGDAAARCAATLYAALADGEPLDVALARGRAAVTTLPDMTWDHRDWALPALALRVSPEQVLPVAAGAEQAKRRAMLERTDEFARLRNFVARTPERWELWAGVDPFHDDQRYSDMLVVVGEEQAGKTALVHWCLEGVVLRGRPVRYVNMRTLDSADFLGFLRLIARGGGSPPLDADLPAEAFHAFNRSLNRYQAGGPFTEGPGLPAVPDEDQGLPLRRGSERENVAIVQAFREALRHAAGDRPLILVLDHLRVEPEDWRNYLYPHLVRHIAEHSLHPMRLVLVVTARQYADFGLADHAGVAPVIRLEYFESKAFMGLAWEFGRYYRCLNSHIDGDDIHTLIQVLDNTSISRARWAPTELEVITKVFSRQEPAVQASLSDIVERLRQGEDPAALALSLLPRGGRELLRACALARLRPAAR